A stretch of the Oenococcus sp. UCMA 16435 genome encodes the following:
- a CDS encoding carbohydrate ABC transporter substrate-binding protein — MRVRKLFILFAALACVLIFAIYKLRQSSSGSRHITTINFFNQKPEVAAGYQKLAKLYEKEHPNVKVKITTVGNGSGASSLQAKFVSGDAPDVVMLGGLPDVDRYRKHLISLNSMSIQKKIVPSLKTGAEIGSTLYGIPVDIEGYGWSYNKQIFKKAGIDPNSIHNYATFKKAVEKLNSEKKKLGLTAVFGFNGGDTTTIASYAAQFLSQHFKNNLTKAYYSEHLNWKYSKQMRAYTNLIKKYNVQPILSVKYDPSVQDLFFNEKVAMIPQGNWIIPTLDEADSSFVKDKLGMLPFYVGNNKQIMTGSSWYIGITDQHPAKEKAAKKFVTWLYTSPESQNITVNEMRLVPATINYPLSKLPDPISKLVYVDGTSKNAFVPVHKEFPNGFTQEAIGPNMQRYFANRITWKEFQKLTSRQYYQLRQVQGDK, encoded by the coding sequence ATGCGAGTTAGGAAGCTATTTATCTTATTTGCTGCTTTAGCCTGTGTCCTTATTTTTGCTATTTATAAATTGAGACAATCTTCAAGTGGCTCACGGCACATTACAACGATTAATTTTTTTAACCAAAAACCGGAAGTGGCAGCTGGTTACCAAAAATTAGCGAAACTTTATGAAAAAGAGCATCCGAACGTTAAAGTAAAAATTACCACGGTCGGGAATGGCAGCGGAGCTTCTTCTTTGCAGGCCAAATTTGTTTCTGGGGATGCTCCCGATGTTGTGATGCTGGGCGGATTACCAGATGTTGATCGTTATCGCAAACATTTGATTTCTTTAAATTCGATGTCAATTCAAAAAAAGATCGTTCCGTCATTAAAAACAGGAGCCGAAATTGGTTCGACTTTATATGGTATTCCAGTTGATATTGAAGGATATGGTTGGTCCTATAATAAGCAGATATTTAAAAAAGCCGGTATCGACCCGAACAGCATTCATAATTATGCGACTTTTAAAAAGGCTGTTGAAAAACTGAATTCAGAAAAGAAAAAACTTGGTTTGACAGCTGTTTTTGGTTTTAACGGCGGCGATACAACGACTATTGCTTCTTATGCAGCTCAGTTTTTATCTCAACATTTTAAAAATAACCTGACCAAAGCTTATTACAGTGAACATTTGAACTGGAAATACAGTAAGCAAATGCGCGCATATACTAATTTGATTAAAAAGTATAATGTTCAGCCGATTCTTTCGGTCAAATACGACCCTTCGGTCCAGGATTTATTCTTTAATGAAAAGGTCGCAATGATTCCTCAAGGCAACTGGATTATCCCAACTTTAGACGAAGCCGATAGCAGTTTTGTAAAGGATAAATTAGGAATGTTGCCTTTCTATGTCGGCAATAATAAACAAATTATGACTGGATCGTCCTGGTATATCGGTATTACCGACCAACATCCGGCCAAAGAGAAGGCAGCAAAAAAATTCGTGACCTGGCTGTATACCTCTCCAGAAAGTCAAAATATTACTGTTAACGAAATGCGCTTGGTCCCGGCAACAATTAATTATCCGTTAAGCAAGCTGCCTGACCCAATCTCGAAACTTGTTTATGTTGATGGAACTTCCAAAAACGCCTTTGTTCCGGTCCATAAGGAGTTTCCAAACGGTTTTACCCAGGAGGCCATAGGACCGAATATGCAGCGCTATTTCGCCAATCGAATAACTTGGAAGGAGTTTCAAAAACTTACCAGTAGGCAATATTATCAATTAAGACAAGTACAGGGGGATAAATAG
- the rplI gene encoding 50S ribosomal protein L9, which produces MKVIFLQDVKNQGKRGETKEVPDGYANNFLIKNKKAVYASPENIAKLNGQQNLEAKKAAGILEEAKQLKNKLASTKTIVQFSEHVGPDGRLNGSVTAKEIAEQLAKQFNLTVDKRKLQLPQPIKTIGLHEVPAKLHTQVSAMIKVNVSELS; this is translated from the coding sequence ATGAAAGTCATTTTTCTGCAAGACGTAAAAAATCAGGGCAAACGCGGGGAAACTAAAGAAGTTCCCGATGGGTATGCCAATAATTTTCTGATCAAAAATAAAAAAGCGGTCTACGCATCTCCTGAAAATATTGCAAAACTTAATGGCCAACAGAATCTTGAAGCAAAAAAAGCTGCTGGAATTCTAGAAGAGGCCAAACAGTTAAAAAATAAACTCGCTTCTACAAAAACAATTGTTCAATTTTCTGAGCATGTTGGACCAGATGGCCGTTTAAACGGTTCTGTTACAGCTAAAGAGATTGCCGAGCAGTTGGCAAAACAATTTAATTTGACGGTTGATAAACGTAAACTTCAATTGCCACAACCGATTAAAACAATCGGTCTCCATGAAGTTCCGGCGAAATTACATACACAAGTTTCAGCCATGATTAAGGTAAATGTTTCTGAATTAAGTTAA
- a CDS encoding hydrolase, translated as MTTTVKFLNNLTMFGSKIVSFSDNETRILMVFGAPSGPNKNKTTDELMDKKLLSQIPELFKENPESTYKNQAIFISNLHIDHIDALKFLKAGMPVYLSLQSRDLYNALIEAGEKTAISNLKIFDYEKAIEIGSFTITFFHSTHDVIDASTIKISDSEGHIFGYFGDQKYDESCPEQITHRTRKLINPQMDLLLIEGADFSLNVDQSGHKEKNSSSAETNLIDNFIDKLGSNHLVVVNADLQNIERLNALEKAARDFGRPIVWEKSYSSLLKKFFPDSNPLTLGKDFDLPEIIAYPEDYVLQNSYSNLDNLKNFYKPIFLQIDGEPLGDHDPSYEIQQNKLNDFSAEFFDIGIFKRANKEKLLKIAKQINAKITIPLHSFNFKDEAALLKAEGLTVKLPEKNENIEF; from the coding sequence ATGACTACTACGGTGAAATTTTTGAATAACCTGACAATGTTCGGGAGTAAGATTGTCAGTTTTTCGGATAACGAAACAAGAATTTTGATGGTTTTTGGTGCCCCATCTGGTCCTAATAAAAATAAAACAACTGATGAATTAATGGATAAAAAGCTTCTCTCACAAATTCCTGAGTTATTTAAAGAAAATCCAGAATCAACTTACAAGAACCAGGCGATTTTTATTTCTAATCTCCATATCGATCATATCGATGCTTTGAAATTTTTAAAGGCGGGAATGCCAGTCTACCTGTCACTCCAATCAAGAGATTTATATAATGCTTTGATTGAAGCTGGTGAGAAAACGGCTATTTCTAATTTAAAAATATTTGATTATGAAAAAGCAATTGAAATCGGTTCTTTTACAATTACCTTTTTTCATTCTACTCATGATGTAATTGATGCCAGTACGATTAAAATCTCTGATAGCGAAGGGCACATTTTTGGTTATTTTGGTGACCAGAAATATGATGAATCTTGCCCGGAACAAATTACTCACCGGACAAGGAAATTGATAAATCCTCAAATGGATCTTTTATTGATCGAAGGGGCGGATTTTTCTCTTAATGTTGATCAAAGTGGCCATAAAGAAAAGAATTCATCATCGGCCGAAACAAACCTAATTGATAATTTTATTGATAAACTTGGGTCCAATCACTTGGTTGTTGTTAATGCAGATCTGCAAAATATCGAACGACTCAATGCTTTGGAAAAGGCTGCCAGAGATTTTGGCCGACCAATTGTTTGGGAAAAATCTTATTCAAGTTTATTGAAAAAATTCTTTCCTGATAGTAATCCATTGACTTTGGGCAAAGACTTTGATTTGCCGGAAATTATTGCTTATCCAGAAGATTATGTTCTGCAAAATAGCTATAGCAATCTTGATAATTTAAAAAATTTCTATAAACCGATATTTTTGCAAATTGATGGCGAGCCGCTTGGTGATCATGATCCAAGCTATGAAATTCAGCAAAATAAATTAAATGACTTTTCAGCTGAATTCTTTGATATTGGTATTTTCAAGCGCGCAAACAAAGAAAAACTTTTAAAAATTGCCAAACAGATTAATGCAAAGATAACAATTCCTTTGCATTCATTCAATTTTAAAGATGAGGCAGCCTTATTAAAAGCTGAGGGATTAACTGTTAAGTTGCCTGAAAAGAATGAAAATATCGAATTTTAA
- a CDS encoding ABC transporter ATP-binding protein, translated as MPDIVVSHLTKKYPKADKETLSDLNFTITNGEFWAIIGPSGCGKSTFLRMLAGLEPISGGTISVDNQIINKVPPQQRKMAMVFQDYALYPHMTVYDNMAFNLKMKKKTKKEIETKIQKAANALGLHDLLSRKPAELSGGQRQRVALGRAMVRDPDFFLMDEPLSNLDAKLRVDMRSMIIELHHQLKTTTIYVTHDQAEAMTMADRILLLNDGGVQQVGTPFELYNAPVNLFVAQFIGSPSMNILKGTLNSGKFSINHSDLDLTQLLPNKLKKYQGPILIGFRPESIKSIQIEKEAGNKKISNNLNLQGNLNFIEYLGGHSLLSLDMFGQTIIIQTEKTFSRNTDKRFKIAIPNSKLFYFDPDTGKNLSLIDDK; from the coding sequence ATGCCAGATATAGTTGTTAGCCATCTAACCAAAAAATATCCAAAAGCTGATAAAGAAACTTTGAGTGATTTAAACTTCACAATTACTAATGGGGAGTTTTGGGCAATTATTGGACCTTCAGGATGCGGTAAATCAACTTTTTTGAGAATGCTTGCCGGCTTGGAACCTATTAGTGGCGGAACAATTTCCGTTGACAATCAAATAATTAATAAAGTTCCGCCTCAACAAAGGAAGATGGCAATGGTTTTTCAAGACTACGCTCTCTACCCGCATATGACGGTCTACGATAACATGGCTTTTAATTTAAAGATGAAGAAAAAAACAAAGAAAGAGATTGAAACAAAAATTCAAAAGGCAGCCAATGCTCTGGGACTTCATGATTTATTAAGCAGAAAACCAGCCGAACTCTCCGGTGGACAAAGACAGCGTGTCGCTTTAGGACGGGCAATGGTTCGCGATCCAGACTTCTTTTTAATGGACGAGCCATTATCCAACCTTGATGCTAAATTACGAGTTGATATGCGTAGTATGATTATCGAACTGCATCATCAATTAAAAACAACAACTATTTATGTAACCCACGATCAAGCCGAAGCAATGACGATGGCCGATCGAATTTTGCTTTTAAACGATGGTGGAGTTCAACAAGTTGGAACGCCTTTTGAATTATACAATGCACCGGTTAATTTATTTGTTGCTCAATTCATCGGCTCACCTAGTATGAACATATTAAAGGGAACATTAAATTCCGGAAAGTTTTCTATCAATCACAGCGATTTGGATTTAACTCAGCTTCTGCCTAACAAGTTAAAAAAATATCAGGGACCAATTTTAATTGGATTTCGGCCTGAAAGCATTAAAAGTATCCAAATAGAGAAAGAAGCAGGAAACAAAAAAATATCAAATAATCTAAATTTACAGGGGAATTTGAATTTTATCGAATATCTCGGTGGCCATAGCTTATTATCCCTTGATATGTTCGGCCAAACGATTATTATTCAAACCGAAAAAACTTTTTCAAGAAATACCGATAAACGTTTTAAAATTGCAATTCCAAACAGCAAACTATTTTATTTCGATCCCGATACCGGAAAAAATTTATCGCTTATAGACGATAAATGA
- a CDS encoding peptidase: MPKNKHKKVLFPIISLFAVLLLIMSSFTFVVYLYRPPIKDSVMKSQIPKDEKVTINLSQTEFKGQAEKAINSWNSDLHRKLFIITQKQNPTILIADLSNKQINKLSKDADYGEHILGVTTTGAIYMNASFLSESENRGLITPVFEHELGHVIGLKHINGDALMNSSIQKTSFITKYDIKVAKYILKKIH, translated from the coding sequence ATGCCAAAAAACAAACACAAAAAAGTACTGTTTCCGATTATTTCTCTTTTTGCGGTTCTTTTATTAATTATGAGCAGTTTTACTTTTGTCGTTTACTTGTATCGACCACCGATCAAGGACTCGGTCATGAAATCGCAAATTCCGAAAGACGAGAAAGTTACTATCAATCTGTCCCAAACTGAATTTAAAGGGCAGGCCGAAAAAGCAATTAATTCTTGGAACAGCGATCTTCACAGAAAACTTTTTATAATTACTCAAAAGCAAAATCCGACAATCCTAATTGCCGATTTGTCGAATAAACAAATAAATAAGCTTTCAAAAGACGCGGATTATGGGGAGCATATTTTGGGTGTTACAACCACTGGAGCAATCTACATGAATGCTAGTTTTTTGAGTGAAAGTGAAAATCGAGGCTTGATTACTCCGGTCTTCGAGCATGAATTGGGACACGTAATCGGTTTAAAGCATATTAACGGTGATGCTCTAATGAATTCTTCAATTCAGAAAACATCTTTCATTACAAAATACGATATTAAGGTTGCAAAATACATTTTAAAAAAAATTCACTAA
- a CDS encoding DHH family phosphoesterase, which produces MKKYHTLPSFIKNYRVIYLIAVFSILAIFGFVFSLHFGPIVAVAWVIVVALASILIYSLINSLGVDFQTYMTKLNGRVSISQTSALDQMPIGVMLLSSHGEIEWINENLLNIIGDQKILGKSLKDVDIDLYELVQSNKDSGEAEIDWHDGKFSLQIQQNGQAIYLLDLTDVSRYELLYEKDRLFYGLISVDNYEEIIQDATDSESSRLIAFISGRLDNWAKKYHLFLRRMSADRYLFFGRLPELKSLEDDRFSILDAVREESLKQNMPLSLSIGIAFGVSDLNDLAELAHRNLDLALGRGGDQVVIRDNDNPAIYFGGTSNPMAKRTRVRARMIDQALSDLFTNADSVFISGHKNADMDSLGSALGIWRMSRLHDLTAYIIIDDQNLQRDVKLVIGKINDEVDAANDKLRSQADDGKTPKLIEQPFITEKKALSLATDQSLLVLVDHSRPSISAAGQLLEKLKSSLIVIDHHRIADESFSEKPILFYVEQYASSTCELVTELLGYEDRRKSSLTKVEATALLGGIQLDTKGFTSHSGSRTFDAASFLRAAGADGQLLSSFGKESKDDLLVKSHLFELMELNSNIAIVVGENEVFYNPVLAAQVADELLKIQGVSASFVITRRPDEKVGISARSDGSINVQLIMEKIGGGGSLSNAAVQMESDDIQEVKKVLQQAVLQITDNNKEKE; this is translated from the coding sequence ATGAAGAAATATCATACTTTACCATCGTTTATTAAAAATTATCGCGTCATTTACTTGATCGCGGTTTTTAGCATACTAGCAATTTTTGGTTTTGTTTTTTCTCTGCATTTCGGTCCAATCGTCGCAGTTGCCTGGGTTATTGTTGTCGCTTTAGCATCAATTTTAATTTACAGTTTGATTAATTCACTAGGTGTTGATTTTCAAACATACATGACTAAATTAAACGGTCGAGTTTCAATCTCTCAAACTAGTGCACTTGACCAAATGCCAATTGGCGTTATGCTTTTAAGCTCACATGGAGAGATCGAGTGGATTAACGAAAATTTATTAAACATAATCGGTGACCAAAAGATTCTTGGCAAAAGTTTAAAAGACGTCGACATCGATTTATATGAATTGGTTCAATCAAATAAGGACAGTGGAGAAGCTGAAATTGATTGGCATGACGGTAAGTTTTCTCTGCAAATTCAGCAAAATGGCCAAGCAATTTATTTGTTGGATCTGACTGATGTTTCCAGATACGAATTACTTTATGAGAAAGATCGTCTTTTCTATGGATTAATTAGTGTTGATAATTATGAAGAAATTATTCAGGATGCTACTGATTCTGAATCGAGCCGTTTAATTGCATTTATTTCTGGACGTTTGGATAATTGGGCTAAAAAATATCACTTATTTTTGCGGCGAATGTCGGCTGATCGTTATCTTTTCTTTGGCCGCCTACCTGAATTGAAATCATTAGAAGATGATCGTTTTTCGATTTTAGATGCCGTACGTGAAGAGTCCTTAAAACAAAATATGCCATTATCTTTGTCGATTGGAATTGCTTTTGGTGTTTCCGACTTAAACGATCTGGCGGAACTTGCGCATCGAAATCTCGATTTGGCCCTCGGCCGTGGTGGAGATCAAGTGGTAATTCGCGACAATGACAATCCGGCAATCTATTTTGGGGGTACATCCAACCCAATGGCCAAAAGAACCCGTGTTCGTGCCCGAATGATTGATCAAGCATTGTCCGATTTGTTTACAAATGCTGATTCTGTTTTTATTTCCGGCCATAAAAACGCTGACATGGATTCACTCGGATCTGCCTTGGGTATTTGGCGTATGAGCAGACTTCACGATTTGACTGCTTATATTATTATTGATGATCAAAATCTTCAACGAGATGTCAAATTGGTTATCGGAAAAATAAATGACGAAGTTGATGCAGCAAATGATAAATTAAGAAGTCAGGCTGATGATGGGAAAACACCAAAATTAATCGAACAACCCTTTATCACCGAAAAAAAAGCCCTGTCCTTAGCGACTGATCAAAGTCTTTTGGTTTTAGTGGATCATTCGCGTCCAAGCATTTCGGCAGCTGGTCAGCTGCTTGAAAAACTCAAATCATCATTGATTGTAATCGATCACCATCGAATTGCTGATGAAAGTTTTTCTGAAAAACCAATTCTCTTTTATGTTGAACAATATGCTTCTTCTACTTGTGAACTTGTAACTGAATTGCTTGGTTATGAAGACCGTCGCAAATCGTCATTGACCAAAGTTGAAGCAACAGCCTTATTAGGTGGAATTCAATTGGATACAAAAGGATTTACTTCTCATAGTGGGTCACGAACCTTTGATGCTGCTAGTTTTTTGCGGGCTGCTGGAGCAGATGGACAATTACTTAGTAGTTTTGGCAAGGAGTCCAAAGATGATCTGTTGGTCAAATCCCATTTATTTGAATTAATGGAGTTAAACAGCAATATTGCCATAGTTGTTGGTGAAAATGAAGTTTTTTACAATCCTGTGCTAGCTGCTCAGGTAGCTGATGAATTACTGAAAATTCAAGGTGTTTCAGCAAGCTTTGTTATTACTAGACGTCCTGATGAAAAAGTTGGTATATCGGCCCGATCGGATGGATCGATAAATGTACAATTAATTATGGAAAAAATCGGTGGCGGCGGATCGTTGTCTAACGCAGCCGTCCAAATGGAATCCGATGATATTCAAGAAGTTAAAAAAGTTCTTCAACAGGCTGTTTTGCAAATAACAGACAATAATAAAGAAAAAGAATAG
- the dnaB gene encoding replicative DNA helicase: MEDSIINNHIPQEIQTEKALLSAFFYTSGLSEQQDVLDRMLGIITADDFYDLKNKKFFQAINELLTDDKIVEPLTVSDQMKADKSLDSVGGEGYISEVLSSDGTIANVENYAKAVHEKATQRRLIDLFNQGNGLAHDPASQSQDLISEVRSKLDSIEDQSENTDFIELKNSLSNTIDNLNTAARSNSILREGALPSDYPYLDKLTKGWQQNNLVILAARPAVGKTAFALNLAINAAKSKEIGKKTVVIFNMEMDDQSLSTRILAANARVPMDKLMTGRNLTQSSNGQVDPNADWTRIMLANERLSRLNIHLDTTPGIRINEIRAKLRNLQSQLQREDSEGGIGLVIIDYLQLIESDVMESRQQAVAAISRSLKKLAGELNVPIIALSQLSRGVEGRTTKRPMLSDLRDSGAIEQDADIVMFLYRDDYYDQDGHSEDDDDFDESAIPDRGPVELIIAKNRQGANSTVKLMFDRSIQFYGNLDPRQS; encoded by the coding sequence ATGGAAGATTCAATTATTAACAATCATATTCCTCAAGAAATTCAAACAGAAAAAGCATTGCTTTCTGCTTTTTTTTATACGAGTGGTTTAAGCGAGCAGCAGGATGTTCTTGATCGAATGCTCGGAATTATTACAGCTGACGATTTTTACGATTTGAAGAATAAAAAATTCTTTCAGGCAATTAACGAACTTTTAACCGATGATAAAATTGTTGAGCCCTTGACCGTTTCCGATCAAATGAAAGCTGACAAAAGCCTTGATTCAGTTGGTGGCGAAGGCTATATTTCCGAAGTTCTCTCATCTGATGGAACAATTGCCAACGTGGAAAACTATGCGAAGGCCGTTCATGAAAAAGCAACTCAGCGCCGTTTGATTGATTTGTTCAATCAGGGAAACGGGCTAGCTCATGATCCTGCTTCACAATCACAGGATTTAATTTCCGAAGTCCGTAGCAAACTTGATTCAATAGAGGACCAGTCGGAAAACACCGATTTCATCGAACTAAAAAATTCTCTGAGCAATACGATTGATAATTTAAATACTGCAGCAAGAAGCAATTCAATTTTGCGTGAGGGAGCTTTACCAAGCGATTATCCATACTTAGACAAATTGACCAAAGGATGGCAACAAAATAATTTAGTTATTTTAGCTGCCCGCCCTGCTGTTGGTAAAACCGCATTTGCTTTAAATTTAGCAATCAATGCGGCAAAATCAAAGGAAATCGGCAAAAAAACGGTTGTTATTTTTAACATGGAAATGGACGATCAATCCTTGTCAACACGTATTTTAGCTGCTAATGCCAGAGTACCAATGGATAAATTGATGACTGGTCGAAACTTGACCCAATCTTCCAATGGACAAGTTGATCCGAATGCCGATTGGACTCGCATTATGTTGGCAAATGAAAGACTGAGCCGATTAAACATTCACCTTGATACGACACCCGGTATCAGAATCAATGAAATCCGAGCCAAACTTCGTAATCTGCAGTCACAGTTACAGCGTGAAGATTCTGAGGGCGGAATCGGTTTGGTTATCATTGATTATCTTCAACTAATCGAATCAGATGTGATGGAATCACGACAGCAAGCCGTTGCTGCGATTTCTCGTTCCTTAAAGAAGCTAGCCGGTGAATTAAATGTCCCAATCATCGCTCTCTCACAGTTATCTCGTGGCGTTGAAGGCAGAACTACTAAACGACCTATGCTGTCTGATTTACGTGATTCTGGAGCGATCGAACAAGATGCTGATATTGTCATGTTTTTGTATCGTGATGATTATTACGACCAAGATGGACACTCTGAAGATGATGATGATTTTGATGAGTCAGCAATTCCGGATCGAGGGCCGGTTGAATTAATTATTGCTAAAAACCGTCAAGGAGCCAACAGCACTGTTAAATTGATGTTTGATAGAAGTATTCAATTTTATGGTAATTTGGATCCGCGTCAGTCATAA
- a CDS encoding sugar ABC transporter permease — protein sequence MFTRKYNYWLFVGPTLILLGIIIVIPFIIGIFYSFTNSNGLTASWIGLKNYQLLLSDDNFLESCWLTILFSLLSVVGINVIGLGFALLVTRSDNYFNRLLRTIFFVPNLIGGILLGFIWQFIFIQIFQAFGESLDWSWLKGWLSTPATGLWGLVILFWWQMSGYIMLIYISFLNNIPKNTIESAELDGANNQQIFWHIKFPQLAPAFTISLFLTLANSFKIYEQNLALTNGGPYRSTELISMNIYNTAFVNYQQGYAQAEGIVLFIFVMLVSFAQLYFSRKRES from the coding sequence ATGTTCACCAGAAAATACAATTATTGGTTATTTGTTGGACCGACGTTAATTTTATTGGGCATTATCATTGTTATTCCTTTTATTATTGGAATTTTCTATTCTTTTACCAATTCGAATGGGTTGACCGCTTCTTGGATTGGTTTAAAAAACTATCAGCTTTTACTTTCCGATGATAATTTTTTGGAAAGTTGTTGGTTGACGATTCTCTTTTCTTTGCTTTCAGTAGTCGGAATTAATGTTATCGGTCTTGGTTTTGCCTTATTGGTAACGAGAAGTGACAATTACTTTAATCGTTTGTTAAGAACAATTTTCTTTGTTCCGAATTTAATTGGCGGAATTCTTCTGGGTTTTATTTGGCAATTTATTTTTATTCAGATTTTTCAAGCTTTTGGTGAAAGTCTTGACTGGTCTTGGTTGAAAGGTTGGCTCAGTACACCAGCGACTGGTCTTTGGGGACTGGTAATTTTGTTCTGGTGGCAGATGAGTGGATATATTATGTTGATTTATATATCTTTTTTAAACAATATTCCGAAAAATACAATCGAATCGGCTGAATTGGATGGCGCTAATAATCAACAAATTTTTTGGCACATCAAATTTCCTCAGTTGGCACCTGCGTTTACGATTAGCTTGTTCCTGACGCTGGCTAATTCTTTTAAAATTTATGAGCAAAATCTTGCCTTAACCAACGGAGGGCCTTACCGTTCCACCGAACTTATTTCAATGAATATTTATAATACGGCTTTTGTTAATTATCAACAAGGGTATGCCCAGGCCGAAGGAATCGTTTTGTTTATCTTTGTGATGCTTGTTTCTTTTGCGCAACTATATTTCTCAAGAAAGCGTGAATCATAA
- a CDS encoding carbohydrate ABC transporter permease — MKIKLTKFSITLFALIAGIVWIYPFIIIVLNSVKTKNGIFANPIGFNSFTTKNYYQAFQQLDFIHSFWNSLIITVGSVFLITIFSSMAAYALARTSSRLNSSIYYLCAGTMLIPFQSIMIPLVSIFGKIDFLDRTSLILMNTGLALSLSVILFYGAFLGVPRSIDEAAILDGASTIKTFFMIILPNVKSMTGTVIILNAMKIWNDYLLPSLVINKDGMYTLPLKMYYFFGETNSQWQLALAGLVLAIIPVIILFVLLQKQIMQSAIEGAVK; from the coding sequence ATGAAAATCAAACTTACAAAATTTTCAATTACTCTTTTTGCCCTCATAGCAGGAATTGTATGGATTTATCCTTTTATTATTATTGTTCTTAATTCAGTCAAGACAAAGAACGGTATTTTTGCGAACCCGATTGGTTTTAATAGTTTTACGACTAAAAATTACTATCAGGCTTTTCAGCAACTCGACTTCATACATAGTTTTTGGAATTCTTTGATTATTACCGTTGGCAGTGTTTTTCTAATTACAATTTTCTCTTCAATGGCAGCTTATGCTTTAGCTCGGACAAGCAGTCGATTAAATTCGTCTATCTATTATTTATGTGCTGGAACGATGTTGATTCCCTTTCAATCGATTATGATTCCTCTAGTTTCGATTTTTGGTAAAATCGATTTTCTTGATCGTACTAGTTTGATATTAATGAATACAGGATTGGCTTTGAGTTTATCAGTGATTTTATTTTATGGAGCTTTTCTCGGGGTTCCTAGAAGTATTGATGAAGCGGCTATTTTGGATGGGGCAAGTACGATTAAAACTTTCTTCATGATTATCCTCCCAAATGTAAAATCGATGACCGGCACGGTGATCATTCTGAATGCGATGAAAATTTGGAACGACTATCTACTGCCATCGCTCGTGATTAATAAAGACGGAATGTACACTTTGCCGCTGAAGATGTATTACTTCTTTGGAGAAACAAATAGTCAATGGCAGTTGGCCTTAGCTGGTTTGGTTTTAGCTATCATCCCGGTCATAATTTTGTTTGTATTGTTGCAAAAACAAATTATGCAAAGTGCAATCGAAGGTGCTGTTAAATAG
- a CDS encoding D-tyrosyl-tRNA(Tyr) deacylase, whose protein sequence is MRIVLQKVSSAKVLVDKKILGEIGIGFVLLVGIENSDGQKEIDYLARKISQLRVFADQNDKMNLSITDVKGSILSISQFTLYADTKKGNRPSFINAGDPEHAKTIYQAFNQSLTNHNLRVSTGEFAAHMEVNLINDGPVTIIFDTDHK, encoded by the coding sequence ATGCGCATAGTTTTACAAAAAGTTAGTTCTGCCAAGGTGTTAGTGGATAAAAAAATACTTGGAGAAATTGGAATTGGATTTGTTCTTTTGGTAGGAATAGAAAATAGTGATGGACAAAAGGAAATTGATTATTTGGCTCGTAAAATCTCGCAGTTGCGTGTTTTCGCTGATCAAAATGACAAAATGAATCTTTCAATCACTGATGTAAAAGGTTCTATTTTATCGATTTCACAATTTACTTTATATGCCGATACAAAAAAGGGTAATCGGCCAAGCTTTATAAATGCCGGTGATCCCGAACATGCAAAAACAATCTATCAGGCATTTAACCAATCATTAACAAATCATAATTTAAGAGTTTCCACTGGTGAATTTGCTGCACACATGGAAGTTAATCTAATAAATGACGGACCGGTCACAATTATTTTTGATACCGATCATAAGTGA